One Caenibius sp. WL genomic window, CTGAGGAAACCGGTGTGCTGATCGCGACGATCGACCTCGCGCGCGCCGCAACGCACCGGGCGGGCATGGGGTTCTTCCGTGACCGGCGACCGCAGCTTTATGGGCGGATCGCGCAGGATATCTGATCGCTTGGGCGCGCAGACCTATCTCGTCGCGCTGGGTTCCAACATGCGGCATCCGCGCCATGGGCCGCCGCGCCGGGTGCTGAAAGCGGCGATGGCCGCGCTCCACGGCAATGGCCTGGATTGCGCAGCGGCATCGCCCATTATTGAAACCGCGCCGATCGGCCCATCGCAGCGCCGATTCGCCAACGCGGCCTGCCTCGTCCGCACCGATCTCGTGCCAGAAGCCATGCTTGAACGGCTGCATGCGATTGAAAGCGCTTTCGGCCGCCGCCGCATGGGAATACGCTGGCGGGCGCGGGTGCTCGATCTCGATATCATCCTGTGGAGCGGCGGTTTCCACGCGGGGCCAGGGCTGACCATCCCCCATATCGCCTTTCGCGAACGGGCTTTCGTGCTGGCCCCGGCCCGCCGCATTGCCGGGACCTGGCGCGATCCAATCGGTGGATTGACGGTGCAACAGCTTTTTGCCCGCTTGACCAAGCCCCATCCGCTCCGTAGGGGCAGCAACGTGGTGGGGCCCTTAGCTCAGTCGGTAGAGCAACTGACTTTTAATCAGTAGGTCGCTGGTTCGAACCCAGCAGGGCTCACCACGCAAATAACTGAATTTGCAGGATTTTTAATCTTGCATAGAACGGTGAAGTTCTCCCCGAGTTTCCGGGACTTTGCGCAAGCTATCATCGCAAGGTGCAGGACAAGAGACATTTTGCCCTCGTGGGACACTCGAATTTGGGGGCACGTGTCTCCCTAGTCGAAAACGTGACCTATTTTTGGTGACGGGATGGAGGGCGCCTTCAGAGCTAATCCGGTCCACCATATCTGATAGCAATCGTATGGCATTCCCGCTGCTTTGTGGGTCACTCCGGGGCGGCAGGTTTCACTTCGCGATGGCCCGCGCTATGTCCAGACCGTAGCGGTTTAGCAGTGCTTTTCGGTGTTCTTGTTGAGGTATGGTTATCTCTGGCCTAAAGCCCCACATTTTATCGCGTAAATTCCGTGCCTTAAAGACAACCATCTAGCGCAGGTCAAAAGTTCGCATTCAGTAGTGCTCACCACTCAGTCCGCCGATATCCGCGGATAATGCGGCCTCTGCGGCGAACCTCCCAAATCCCCCGCATTTCCCGCAGTTTTGTGCCACGCCTGAGCATAAATCGTGGCCCAGAGACACTTTGGCACCTGCCTGAACCGGAAAACGGCGGCATTTTCTCTGCCACCGTTTTCGTGTCTTAAAAGTGTGATGGGATTTATGTTGCCGGGAAGCCCAGCATGGCGCGTTGCTTGGTCCAGCAAAGCGGAAGCGACCCAATACGCGAGAGATAGCGTCTAGTGATCTGCCGGGGGTGCTTCCCGTCCATGATGGCTCGAACAATGTCCGGTGCAAGATAAGCGAGTCGAGCCGTCCGCTCGATGTGCCGCAAGCGTGTGGTTGGCATGGCGATCACATCTTCGTGCGTCATCGCCAGAAGTTGGTCGCGTGCTGCAAAGCTCCTTGCAATGAGCTCCATCAGACTAGTGTCTCTTGGTGTGATAGTACCTTGGGGAGGATCGAGCCGCAGCCGCGTCTCATGCCCCCAAGTGGCCGAACTGGTCCTGATGGATAGCGTTACCATTTGATTGGGCTCGGACTTGGTATCGAGATTGAACTGCTTCAGCAGATTGGTGATGTTCAGAACGATAGATATCTCGCCCTTGCTGACGGTAACCATCAAATCGAGCTTTTGCAGCAGCCCACGAAATTCCGCGGTGCTCATGGCCTCAATGCTGTGGGCCAAAGCGGAGCAAGACGTGATGAATTTGACCTGCTGCGATGCTGGGAGATGGTGTCCCAGTTCTCTGATGCGGGGAAGGTCGATCAACAAGGAGCGTAGTTCTGTTTTGACTGCATCGTCCAGATTTACTGCTGGCAATCTGAAGGCTGGTTCGGATGAACCATCACCCTTGTGTGAAGCGTAATAGCTGTAGCGCTTTCCCTGCTTGAGCGTGTGCGTCGGAGACATCGGACGACCTTGCTCATCCTGTATCATGCCTGCAAGGAGACTGATGCAACGCCGGGCATATTGTGGATTGCGCGGGTTGGTCCGTTCGGCAAGCCTTGCCTGCACGGCATCGAACAGCTCGCGATCGACTATCGCTTCATGCTCTCCGGCATAAATCTTCCCATGATGAACGATCTCGCCAACATAAACGCGATTGGCCAGCAAGTGATACACTGCACCGCGGCTGAATGGAACACCACCTCTGGTCCCGCCGTTGCGTTTGAGAACTCTCTTGCTGACCACACCATCACGCCTCAGTTCGACGAGTAGCTCGCGTACGCTGCTGCTTGCCAAGTAGCGGCCCATGATATGCCGAACAGTGGCTGCTTCGTCGGGAACGATGACCAACTTCTTGTCGATGGCGGTATAACCAAGAGGAAGGGAGCCTCCCATCCACATCCCTCTGGCCTTGGAAGCGGCGACCTTGTCGCGAATGCGTTCTGCAATTACCTCGCGTTCGAACTGGGCAAAGGAAAGCAGAACATTGAGCGTCAAACGCCCCATCGAATTGGTGGTGTTGAAGGCCTGCGTCACACTCACAAAGGAGGCGCCCGATGCATCGAGCACCTCAACGATCTTGGCAA contains:
- a CDS encoding recombinase family protein, with the translated sequence MEQAFNSLDAQREACAAYVLSQRHEGWMLLPDLYDDGGYTGSNMDRPGLQQLLADVRNGKIDVIVVYKVDRLTRSLADFAKIVEVLDASGASFVSVTQAFNTTNSMGRLTLNVLLSFAQFEREVIAERIRDKVAASKARGMWMGGSLPLGYTAIDKKLVIVPDEAATVRHIMGRYLASSSVRELLVELRRDGVVSKRVLKRNGGTRGGVPFSRGAVYHLLANRVYVGEIVHHGKIYAGEHEAIVDRELFDAVQARLAERTNPRNPQYARRCISLLAGMIQDEQGRPMSPTHTLKQGKRYSYYASHKGDGSSEPAFRLPAVNLDDAVKTELRSLLIDLPRIRELGHHLPASQQVKFITSCSALAHSIEAMSTAEFRGLLQKLDLMVTVSKGEISIVLNITNLLKQFNLDTKSEPNQMVTLSIRTSSATWGHETRLRLDPPQGTITPRDTSLMELIARSFAARDQLLAMTHEDVIAMPTTRLRHIERTARLAYLAPDIVRAIMDGKHPRQITRRYLSRIGSLPLCWTKQRAMLGFPAT
- the folK gene encoding 2-amino-4-hydroxy-6-hydroxymethyldihydropteridine diphosphokinase; the protein is MRHPRHGPPRRVLKAAMAALHGNGLDCAAASPIIETAPIGPSQRRFANAACLVRTDLVPEAMLERLHAIESAFGRRRMGIRWRARVLDLDIILWSGGFHAGPGLTIPHIAFRERAFVLAPARRIAGTWRDPIGGLTVQQLFARLTKPHPLRRGSNVVGPLAQSVEQLTFNQ